A window of the Bacillus marinisedimentorum genome harbors these coding sequences:
- the hemL gene encoding glutamate-1-semialdehyde 2,1-aminomutase: protein MKSFEKSKASFKKAVDLMPGGVNSPVRAFKSVDMDPIFMERGKGSKIYDIDGNEYIDYVLSWGPLILGHADDRVVENLKKAAEMGTSFGAPTDIENTLAELVIERVPSIEVVRMVNSGTEATMSALRLARGYTGRNKIMKFVGCYHGHGDSLLIKAGSGVATLGLPDSPGVPKGVAENTITVPYNDMESVQYAFDKFGDDIAGVIVEPVAGNMGVVPPQPGFLEDLREITEKNGSLLIFDEVMTGFRVGYNCAQGHFGVTPDLTCLGKVIGGGLPVGAYGGKAEIMEKVAPAGPIYQAGTLSGNPLAMTAGYETLSQLTPESYQTFEAKAKRLEEGFKQAAEKHGIPHAVNRAGSMVGFFFTNEEVTNFDKASTSDLNMFAAYYREMIEEGIFLPPSQFEGLFLSTAHTDEDIEKTIAAVDRVFSKIAQ, encoded by the coding sequence ATGAAAAGCTTTGAAAAGTCGAAAGCTTCGTTTAAAAAAGCGGTAGACTTGATGCCGGGCGGTGTGAACAGCCCCGTCCGCGCGTTCAAATCTGTGGACATGGATCCGATTTTCATGGAACGGGGCAAAGGCTCCAAAATTTATGATATCGACGGAAATGAATATATTGATTACGTCCTGTCATGGGGACCGTTAATTCTTGGTCATGCGGATGACCGTGTTGTTGAGAACCTCAAAAAGGCGGCTGAGATGGGAACAAGCTTTGGAGCACCTACTGACATTGAAAACACTCTTGCCGAGCTCGTTATCGAACGTGTACCTTCAATTGAAGTAGTACGGATGGTTAACTCCGGGACGGAAGCCACTATGAGCGCACTCCGACTCGCACGCGGTTACACAGGACGTAACAAAATCATGAAGTTCGTGGGCTGCTACCATGGCCACGGCGATTCGCTTCTCATCAAAGCAGGATCAGGCGTTGCGACCCTTGGTTTGCCGGATAGCCCGGGTGTTCCTAAAGGGGTTGCGGAAAACACGATCACTGTTCCATACAATGATATGGAAAGCGTTCAGTACGCCTTTGACAAATTCGGCGATGACATTGCCGGCGTCATCGTGGAACCTGTAGCGGGAAATATGGGAGTTGTGCCGCCGCAGCCCGGTTTCCTTGAAGATTTGCGCGAAATAACCGAGAAGAACGGCTCACTGCTTATTTTTGATGAGGTAATGACGGGTTTCCGGGTTGGTTACAACTGTGCCCAGGGCCATTTCGGCGTCACGCCTGACCTGACATGTCTCGGAAAAGTCATCGGCGGGGGATTGCCGGTAGGCGCATATGGCGGGAAAGCTGAAATTATGGAAAAAGTAGCACCGGCAGGACCGATTTACCAGGCCGGCACCCTTTCCGGAAACCCGCTCGCAATGACAGCAGGCTATGAAACCCTCAGCCAATTGACACCTGAATCTTACCAAACGTTCGAGGCAAAAGCGAAACGACTTGAAGAAGGTTTCAAACAGGCTGCCGAAAAGCATGGCATCCCGCATGCGGTTAACCGGGCGGGTTCTATGGTCGGTTTCTTCTTCACAAATGAAGAAGTCACAAACTTTGATAAAGCAAGCACTTCCGATTTGAACATGTTTGCTGCATACTACCGTGAGATGATTGAAGAAGGCATTTTCCTGCCTCCTTCCCAATTCGAAGGCCTGTTCCTATCAACTGCCCACACGGACGAAGATATTGAAAAGACAATTGCAGCAGTCGATCGGGTATTTTCAAAGATTGCTCAGTGA